Below is a genomic region from Sorghum bicolor cultivar BTx623 chromosome 9, Sorghum_bicolor_NCBIv3, whole genome shotgun sequence.
AGTCAGCAGTTGCGGTGTAGCGTTGCAAAAGCATGTCACTCTCAAACCTAATAAGAAAATAACACCATTATGTAAAGAGGGGACATCATAAGACCATGACCATTCACTATTCCGGTGAGCAAGCAAAATGCCACCTATAAGCACTGAAGCAGATGAGCAATTGGTTACTTACATGTCATCTTCACATTTGAAAATATTTTCTTCATAGTGATTTTTAGTTCTGAACTTAAAACAGTCCTCCCTCCCTGAGGTAGAAGAAACCAACGTGTCATTTAATATGAACTGTCCCAGCTCAGTGCGGTAGCTTGTTTTTAGAGTTAAGCACTGCATTGAGAATGATCAAGTAAGAATTGGTTGTCAATGGGTTGAAATGCAGAGATGGGAACAGTATGAATCTGTAGGAATTTACATTCTTCGATAATAGGGAGTAGCTAGTAGAGTAGCGTGTGAACATATCCGGGTTCACTTTTGggggtagttcattttctcttGATGGACTCCAGCATGGTAAGGGATCAATCTTGTCTCCATCATTTTCTTCTGCATGAAGTGATTCTCCATTACCTATCAGAGATAAGCAAACAGAGTTTCAATGCAATGGGTATGCTTAAAAGTGAATACTACACAAAGCATTAAGTTTCTAGTATAACATATGCTTCTATTGACACACTAGaacatatatgtatgtatagcaGAACTGCCCCCACCTTCAGGAAACACATAAACAGACTCCTCGGAAATATTCATTGTGTGATATTAGCATGTCTTATTTATTGTTTTTGTTGGAAATTAGGGATACAAATCAAAATTTTAAGACACGAGAAAACTGGCACACCACTTGTAGATGTTTGCAAGAAGTCGGAGATCCACGGAGTACCTGTTGCTTCATTACCATCCAAGCTATGGTTTGCACTATGATTTTCATCTGGAGTAATGCATAAAACCTGCTGCACAGGAAAATTTATAAATTGATGATATCATCCAAGCTCAGAAGAAAAGCAAAATGATACAATTTGTTAACAAAAAGCAAAAGTTGTATGTTTCTGTTGGTTGGTGAATAACGCACCAATACATGATGAAAAACCAATCTATGAGCCCTGGGGGCTTCCGATATGAGCCCCATGTGGTCTGGAACACATCACAAATAGTGAGAGAGACAATGCATTACCTTGCTAATACTAATATTTGGACTTCTGCAAGGTTGCTCATTGGATAGAGGTGGACGCAAATAAGTTTCAAAGGTTTGAAATAATTCTGGACAGTGGCGCATATATTTCTTTACCTACAAAGACAAATGGTTGTAAAATGACTGTCAAATTGTTCTCGACAAACCACCAAGAAAAACAAACACCTTTAGGTAAGTCTCTTGCTCATTGATCTTTTTTGCCATGGACTGAGACAAGGTGCCCAAAAAATCTATGTAATCTTCATTAGATACAAAAGCTGAATCCTGCAAACACAAAGTAAGCAATTGCGCATCAAGTAAAAACAGCCATGGACACCAAGCCATAATAACTCAAACAAGGAGCAGACGTGTGCATCACCTTCACTTTGTTCATGTAAGAGAGTGCACGATGTAAAGAAGGGTGGTCATCCTTGGAGGGATCACCCGCTTTGATGAGGTGACGGAAGCCTTCTAGGACACGAGTTTGGCCAACAAACACTTGAGATAGGATTTCTTCGCATTTTTGCACTGTGATTCCACCTTCAGGATTTGAACTGCAGCAGAAGAGAAGAACATATGTAACCAGAAACAAAAAGGTTGGCTCGGGGAGAGCAGGTATACCATACGTCTATACCTTTGTTCAACAATCTCCCGTGCTGCCTTGACGAGCTCCTTGTAAGCATTATCGCTCAGTTTGGCCTTAGCAAACATGAGGAACCCCACAACCTCCTGACCATGCCTCTCAAGCAGCCTATTGAGCCGTTCTTCACCACCGGCTTCCTCCATCGTCCTCAGGCGACCTATCGCTGCAGCAAATACGCAAACACCTGCACGGCACAAAAAAAAACACTGATTAGCGCGGTAAGGTCGAGGAGCACTACACCCTCTAGGCCTCTATTACCTCCCGTCCCCTATTTGTGCCCCGTGGCGATACAGCTACACGGATTCAACGCGGTGAACCTGAAGCGCGCTTCCGATTCTACTTCTACCCGTGACGCCACGAGCGCCAAATCGCTACGCGGCGCTTCCGATTCTACTCGTGACGCCTCGAGCCGGCCGTTCGCGCGCGCTGGGCGAGATGGATACAGGTGGGAGAAGACGAACCAACCTTGTACTTCGGctaggcgaggcgaggcgaggcttGGGGATGACGGAGAGGACGCAGGAGAGCGGCGGTGCCCTTCCTAGGACAGGAATCCAAAGTCCAAAaccaccggcaccggcaccggccacCGGCGATGGCGCGACGGCAGAGGGAGAGAAGGGGGACTAGGAGGAAGCGGACGAGCGAATTGCGCATTTAAGCGCACGAGTTCTGTGGGCCGGATCTGATTCATTCACCGATTCGTAATAGAATTCAGATAGTAGGATGCAAGCCGCGCGGGCctgcctcaaaaaaaaaaaaaaaaacggccCGCTGGACAATTGCGAGCAGCCTGCTTTCTCTCAACTCTCAAGTCTTTCTCCACttgattctcaaaaaaaaaaaaaagtctttctccacttgaaaaaaaaatgatctAATCGTGTGAAAATACAGGAGTGCATGGGCTTATTCGCTGGTGTGAAAAGTTAAAAGAAATTACTGttggttgatttattgtgagagaaaaatacattaaaataaaaaaaataaagacagAATTTTTGATACAAATACACAAAAGAGAAGATAATATAAAAGTAGTTAGAGTGATTTAGAAATAGTCTAATGAAATATATTAGGCGTAGATTAATTAAGCTAATATAGTTGTATATGGAATATATTTGTATATTTATTGTTAGGCATACAAGGGACAAACTTATATGTTGTATTTCTATTGTAGAGAAGTGAGTTGAAGAGTGTGCTATTAGTTGGAAAAATAGAATTATAACATAGTGATCTATAGAATCTATTTCCATCTCCCCACCTTAGGAATTTGAGAGAGGCTTATTTGTGAGCTTGAAAAAGTTATAGAATGTCAAATTCTAAGCCAAATAGTCACTCACATTTCGAGACACATCATTGTTTCCTTCTAAAACAATTCAGAAAAAGGATACCTCTAATATTGTGGATTTTTGCAAGCATGGGACGTGGCCCATAGACTAAGATTTAGACTGAGTTTGACCACCTATTCAATTTTGGTAGGGGTTAGGGATACAAACTATTGTTGCTTTGCATATCCTGCAGGATAAAACAGTAAGATCTTGTTGTTTGATTATTTGCTTCGTAGCTTAGACCCTGTTTGATCTGTATAGATAGTAGTTATCTACTAATAATTATCTCTGTATCCAAACAAATATAGATATAATAGACTAGCTAATAGTTAGCTGGatcattacaaaacaaattatcCTACTAGCTAGAACAAATCAGATAATGAGTTATTAGCCAAATAACTATTATCAAATAGTGAGTCCATATATAGCCTTACTTGAAAGTATTTACCATATTCCCCTTTTATGGATTTTTAGTAGGAAAACTTACGGCCAGGTGCCCAAGAATGCAAATCTGGAAACCATGAGGTTTCAAAAGTTGTTTCCAAAAACACCTAAAAACTCTACATTGACTTGAGCTCTATTTGAAGTTTGAATTCCCTTCCATCTGATTCTCTTAAACCCCAACTAAGCCCAGCAGGCCAAACCAAACGACAACGCTGCATCAGACTCCATTCACCTGCTACCATTTCCTCTTCTCCCGTTCACCCTGTGCACGCTGTCTCTTTCTCTCCGCAACCGGGTGACCACCATGGACACCACCCTATGCCAAAGTGTGGAAGTGCCTAGGCCTCTCCTTGTCGATCTAACCCCTTCACCGAGTTTTTGTCGGGCCCTTCACCAGGTCCTCATCGGGCTAGTCGCCGACAACGAGCACTCATTAGGTATAGAAAGGTGTGTGGCGTTGTCACGCAGGACCTGTGTTTATGTGGTGGTATTATATTTGATACAAACTTTATTTCATGCATGCACTTTTTTAAGGTACTTAGATAAGACATGTGTTTTTTGCATATGTGTCATGTttgtgcatttgttgcaattgtTATATATTATTTTGGAGACTCCATCATCATGAAGGTATTATTTAAGCAATATATTATTTTGGGTCTTGAAAATGGAACTATCCCAtcttttttactatatttattCTGAAAAAAGATGGGGTTAAATTATTTATCAAGGAGAGAGGAGGATAAGTAGCCGGAAGCTTAATGTAATTGTTAAATGAGTTGTTGTGGTGTTATTTCTTTATTAAGGAAGTAGGGGGTGTAGAGCTAGCACAAAAATATGTAGAACAACAATGGTATTTTTTATAGCAAAATAGGATCTTAGGTTGTTTTGGTACTTTCCTTGTTAAACTAGTGTTATTGTTAAAAATTACGCTTGTTGTAATAACTACATATATGATTTGACCCCTAAATTTGTCACATAGGAAAAAACTTAAGCAAAAACTATCTAATAAAATTGTCATATTATGGATGCACTGCATAGATCTACTCACGAAGATTCTAGATCAACTTGATTTTCTGTTTTTTTGGTTTACTATGCAATTTCAAAGTTTAAGTGAAATTATTCATAAAAAAGATTAATAGATAAGGAAAAACACTTTAACAACTAGGACCCAAACTTTTCTAGATATTAgcaacactattcatatgagtctataATTTTGCATATGGAATCTTGGAAAAAGTCCATAATCATTTGTTTTTTCATTTCTTCTTCAGAAAGACGCAGCAAAGCAGGGCAATAGTCGGTCCCCACTCGATTTTAGCATAATAAATAGTGTCGATTCTAGCATACTAAGTAGTGCTAATTAAAATTTACATAAGTAACATgttaaacaagtagaacaaaTAGCACATATTAACTCTAATCTAAGCATCCATTAATCTTAATTGCTTAATTAAACATAAACACTAAAAAACAGATTTAAATCTATAGCAAAAAATATACCAAAGCATATAATATTATACCTCTAATACATATATCTAGTTGTGTGAAgtgcagcaaaacaagtttggcatttttttgatttttctaCAATTTTATATGAATTTTAGAAGATTCACTGATTTATAGAAAGGAAAAGAACaaaacaaagaaaagaaaatgccCGCGATGCGCCAGCTGCGGCCCACTCAGCACGGTCCAGCGGCGAGGCAGCCCAGCGCGGGGCAACCAGCGTGGAGTAGGCCGGCCCACGTGCAGGTTGGCCCATGCGTGGCCGCACGTTTTGTCGAAAACGCCCCTGTACTTGTTTGAAACTAACTCGCCCTCCAAAATTTTATTcagcactattcatatgagtcataAAATTTACATTGGGAACCTTGACAAAATTTGCATCCGTCAGAGGAGGGCCGCGGCCGGACCGATTCCAACCTCCTCGGCGGCGAGCGGTGGTGCGGGGGAAGCGGGAGTGCCGACCGCACCCGTGGGACCGTGGGTGGGGCGGCTCACCCCTCCGTGGCCTGCAGGGGCGCGGCTGCACGCAAAGGCGGGCGCGGCGGTCGGCGGCTGGCGGCTGGCAGCAGCGGCGCGGCGGTGCGCGGTTGCCGAGGAGAGCAGGCTGCGCGGCACCTGCGGCCAAGGCGTGCCCGCGGCTGGGCGAGCTCGGCTCGGCTCGCGACCGTACGCAGCGACGAGGACGAGCGGCGGCGACGGTCAAGAAAGACAGGCGACGTGGCCACGCTCGTTGGCCTTCTTTTGGTGCGTGAATTGTATATGCGCAACGCGCATCCCTTCTCGTCCCTTCCTGCTGTGCGAGTGCGAAGCCGAGCACCCGAACCCTAATTTTATATTTGGATCTGATATATCGCAAGTTTATGTACGTATTATTATGCCCACTGACTTTGATTTTTGtttctgcaaaaaaaaaaagttactgGGTGATTGTGAACATGGCTACACCAATGTCGCCATGGAAGGGGCGGCTGCGCTCTCACCACGCGACCCCTCAAAGTTTGCCCAAGAGGAGGCTCCCTTCCCAGACCAAGAACCCGGAGGAGAAAGAGGATCTCCAAACACTGAAGAAGCCTCAAAGTTTGCAAAAGAGGAGGCTCCCTTCCCAGACCAAGAACCGGGAGGAGAAAGAGGAGCTCCAAACACTGAAGAAGCCTCAAAGTTTGCCCAAGAGGAGGCTCCCTTCCCAGACCAAGAACCCGGAGGAGAAAGAGGAGCTCCAAACATTGAAGAAGCAGGCTGTGTTGGCCCTCAAAGTCCCTGCACAGGTAAGCAACAAGCTTACCAGCACACTCACACACACCACGGCTAGAGGTAGAAGAAGGGGATGAGCACAGCACATACACACAAGAGCAGCAGCTCTGAAACTCTGAATGTGGCTTCAGCTTCAGACATTGAAGAAGCAGGCTGCCCCCAAGAAGACAGAGAGAGGTCGCCAAGCTGGAGCTGGTGCACAGCAGCCAAGGGCTCGCTTACGCCAGTCGGCGCGGCTTGCTGGAAGAGACCCTGAGCATCCAATTGTGATAGACAATGATGTAAGCAGGGTAGGAGTTGCTCTTGCTTGACTTATGTTTTTTTCCCCCTCTACTAGTACCATCCATTTCATTCCTGAGTTTTATCATGTTTGTTAGTTAGAAGCTTGATTTGGTTCATACTTGTTTCATAGATTATGAGAAAATAGCATAGTAATTTCTACTTCCTCTTGTAGGAACATAAAGCCAAGGCTGATCAATCAGCAATTACGCCTCTTCGCAGATCCCAACGGTTCCTTCTGAAAGATAAGAGTTTGGGCAAGTCGCTGTTGCCACCAAATCACCGGGAGATCTTTCCTAACAGAAATGCTAGAAATGGTCATAGGAAAGACAAAAATCAAGAGAGCCTGAAAAGGAATAGGGGAAGTGCTGCATTACCTCTTATGAAAGATATTTCAGATGTGTCTAACAAAAAGAGTGACAAACATGAGTTAAATCCCAGTCATTGTAAAGTGCAGACAAGAAAGAGGAAGAGAGGAACAGAAAGGGGGGTGTCATCGAAGAAGCAAAGTTGCCAGGAACCTGAACCATTGCCTGCGTATTGCCAAGAAATTGCACCTCGCAATGAACCCAGAAAATCCACCCACAGAAGGATTGAAAAGGTCCCCTTTGTTGAGGTGAAGCTTAAAGTTGGTGATGAGAGATTGGCAAACATTGATGAAAACATCAACAAGCCAAATGGGACTGATAGAGAAGGAATGGGAAGTTTTTGTGGTTCTGATGATTGGACAAAAGAGCAGGACATGGCATTACGCAAAGCTTACTTCAGTGCCCGACCATCCCCACATTTCTGGAAGAGAGTTTCAAAAATGGTACCTAATCTTTACACCATTTGCTTTAGTGTCTTTTTCATTTCTTATAAGTTGCAAGAGCTGATCAAAGAAACATTGTTATACACTAGTTTGGCTTGCTTACATGAAAAAAGGACAAGGATGCTTTAGTATTGTGGCCaagaatgtttttcatttttcaGAAACGAAAATCACTGCACATGGTCTGTTCACAtgttattttgtatttttgtttcaCCAATCCGTTTTTATTATCAAGGTTTTAGAAATATATCTATGATGTGGGTGTACTATGAAGATTCATAGCTGAAAGTTAATAAAGTCATTAATTGTTGACTGCACTTTTTTGTTACTAGCCTTGGGGATTTGAGAAGATAATCTATCCCTTAGGGATGATTGCAATATATAGAGGCGTCCTCTTAGGCTTATGGACCTTGATAAACTTAACACTGTCAATGTTCTATGGAACTAAGTTTTGTGCTGATCAATTTGGTTCCTTTTCTTGGTATATACAAAGATTCTAACGCACCATTTGAGTAGAAACAATATATCGTACATCATTAAGTTTCAATAAgagttctttctttttttccccaTAGTGTACAGATTTGCTAATTCTGTTAACAAAAGGATATGATTAGACAGACTCAAATAATGAAACATCTTAGGAAAAAGATGAATAGCTAGTGGTCTCAATCCATCAAATTTACCATTAACTTTTTAAAAATAATTGCACAAATGTAAAAACTAGGGGATTAATGGGCTTGATCGCACAATCAAAATAGCCTGAGGTTTCACAGTGCcagtttgtttttctttttcatgcTTCACTGGAATATTTCAGTGGTAGGTCCTATTTCTTATCCTGCATATTTCTTCTTTTATGTGTGGATTCTTCCTATGTCATTTATTATCTCAGTGATTTTTGACACAACTCTTTTCAGGTGCCAGGAAGATCTGCTGAAGACTGCTTCAAAAGAATTTATTCTGACCTCTCAACACCGACTCCAATtggcccacgtcgcagaacaagTAAAACAACATTTTCTCCTATAGGAAATTTCACATTGTCTGATCCAGAACTTCCAAATATCTTGGAACCTACAGTCGGAAGGCGAAAGACCGCTAAACAGAAGAGTCTAGCAGCACAGAAGGCAGTGAAGCATTTGTTGCAGAAGCATTGCCGCATTGACCGAGCTCAAGAGGCTGACCACTTCTCAGTTTTTGAAGGCTCACCAAGTGCCTTACAATTGAACTTATCTTTTGAAGATTCTCCTGGGACTCCTGACAGTTGTATGAATTCAGCTTCTCTAGGCAAGCGCAGTGGAAGTTCTTCAGCACGAAAGACACCATTTTCAAGGCTAAGTACTAAGCCATCTGAACCGAGCCCAGCAGTTCTAAAGCCTATAAAGAATGTTATCTTACATGAGAAGTACATTGATCGATTGGCACGTAGAGAGGGCACAAAAAGGCCTCGCAGAAGGACTCAAGCAGGCTCTAAAGCTGCTGATTCTGGGAAGTCTCTTTCTGAGCAGCAAGCTGTCAGTGTGAAGGCTGCTAAAAATGCTCTCATCTCAGAAGCAACCGACTTCATAAGCAGTTTTAAGACGCTGCAAGCCAATTCCCTTGCGCATATTATGGAGAATAGTGAAGACGAGATTGAATGTGATGCCAGTGATTGTAGCCATGATGATAAAGAATAAGGAGGTGCTTACAGTTTTGGTTCCTAGCAACCCTTAGCGATCATTTCCTTTATGTCAACTGATGGTAGTCATTACTTATCAGTGCCTGATGCTGCAATAAGGCTAGGCAGTTGTCAGTGCGTTATATTCTACCTAATATGATATATCTACTTTTAAATCTCTAAGTTGTGAAAGTGCTGCCTTCGTCATGCCTTATGAAGATTGATATCACTGGAGATTACAATGGTCGAACCTGGTTCTCTTGTGTTTGCATAAATCAGAAAGCTTCATTAAACATAGTTTGTTCCACTTTTTCCTTGAACACACAACAGAACTGCATATTGTTTTCATTTAAgaggaaaagagaaaaaaaaggtcTGTTCAATTCATAAGGAAGTTTCAACCTTGTTACATTACTGCAATGTGGATTAAAAATACTCACCATGTAAGATCCACCTAGCTTTACCTTTTCTTTCCAGTTATCTTATGAACCCAGGTAAGATGTGTCTCAGAATTAGTCTCCTACAGCCTTTGAATTTTATGTCTTCCCATTTTGAGCTTATACATTATGATGAACGGCATGGCACTGATACATTGCCATTGCTGGTGATTGGTGCATGAGGAGCCATTCAAAATTAATTCAGAAAGTGCATATAGTTTGAGAAAGTGAAATAGCACTGTTTTACTTTATTTGTATATGGTATTCTGGTGAGTTGAAATATTTATTATTTAGCTGGTTCTTGTTGGTCTCTTAAAATAATGCCCTCCACTTTAACTTGTGACTTGTAAGGTATCTGGGCAACTGGTATGTTCAATTTTTTTCTTAGCTGCTTAGGATCCATTGTAGCAGCTGTTTTCTGGCTCTAATCTTACAGATTGAAGGTATGAGCTCATAACTGAGGCTTTCACTTAGAAGGTATGAGCACCTATTTTGTACAATTAAGTATAGTTACATCTTATGTGGTCTTTTTACTCTGAAGCACATGAACTTCTCACCCGATGAAGAGAAAGGTACAGGTGTTCAGGTTATACccgatatttattaaataaataaataaaaccttATATAATTAAGGTGCAACATGATTTTGTTGTGAAAGGAATCAGTATACTCTTTCCTTGAACCACAATTGGTCTGGTGTAAGAAGTTACCAAAGTTTAATATATTCCATGCGAAGGCTTCATTACTACTTTATTTACTGCCTGTATTGCTGTATGTTAAGCAATTGATGCATTATTTCCCTAGTTCAGGCAAGTAACATAAGGGATATTCCATGTTCTACCCACGACTGCTCTTGGGTCTGTTTTGTGTAGTTAGCTTCTGACACAAGTTTTAAGAGCCAATCCTTTGGGATCTTGTGCAATGCTGCTGTTAAAAATGAGGTATGACAACATTGGGCTTAAAAATGTTCAGCTGGTGATTACAGTCCATTGTGTATTCTTTCAGCAGGTATTAGAAGAAATTGTTCCTTCGTCCTTTTACTTGAATTACTATTTCTGCCACTAAAAGAGTACTTCAGGAAGGCCCATCTGTAGCACTATATTTTTTTCACTACTCTGTTTTATTCCTATGGAGTTTAAGATTGACGAACTGCTAAGTATGACACAAATATAAGGCCGTTTTTAGTTTTCACATGCACTTGAGCATCATGTGCCTGGCACAGACATTTTTGTGGAGCCCAGAACATACCTTTAAAACATGTACGTATGGGTCCGCCCCTGACTGAACTGTGTATCAAATCTTCGTTGTAATGTCAAGAATCTTAATAAACTATGAGAATCTTTAACAGAAATATCATTAAAAAAAAGGCTCTCCATAAGTCAAAACTCAAGAGTCAACAGTAATACTCTTgaccatattttttttttctgatacTATCTAATTTACATACGCAAAATTTGGTTGAGACCATCGTTGGTTTGTGACTTTCTGTTATCCCTGTGTTTGCTCTGAGTATTGATGTTGGTCTCTGTCACATTTCTTCATATATTAATCTCCATTCCCATTTGCATCCTTGCTCTGACCAGATTGTTTCCTCTTCTTCTTGAGGAACTCAAGGAGATCCTGGAGGGCAACATCACTGTTGtcgttcctcatcagaacctcAGCAACCTCCGCAGGTGAGACCATTACCTCCTGTATAAGTTGCTCAATTTCTGCGTACATGGCATGGTTTTCAACCGAGTGGTAGTTCCTTGCCAGTATCCGGAACGACTCTGGGGTGCAGTACCCCATGTGGATGTGCATGTCCATCCTTCCAGGCCGCAGCAGTGCTGGGTCAAGCCGCTCCCTGTAGTTGGTGGTGAAGACAATGATCCTCTCCTCCCCGCTTGTCGACCAGAGACCGTCAACGAAGTTGAGCAGTCCAGATAGCGTCACCTGCAGTTCACCAAAATTCCCGGTAGGCAGCGTTGGTAAGAAACTAAAAATTGACTAATGCATGACACATACGACCTCTGTTCACAAACACTTCATACGACCTCTGTTCACAAACACTTGACAAATTTGACTCTGCGTGGTTTTCGATGATTACCTTTGACCACTAATTTCTTCTAGAATACTTCCT
It encodes:
- the LOC8065308 gene encoding uncharacterized protein LOC8065308 isoform X3; translated protein: MATPMSPWKGRLRSHHATPQSLPKRRLPSQTKNPEEKEDLQTLKKPQSLQKRRLPSQTKNREEKEELQTLKKPQSLPKRRLPSQTKNPEEKEELQTLKKQAVLALKVPAQLQTLKKQAAPKKTERGRQAGAGAQQPRARLRQSARLAGRDPEHPIVIDNDEHKAKADQSAITPLRRSQRFLLKDKSLGKSLLPPNHREIFPNRNARNGHRKDKNQESLKRNRGSAALPLMKDISDVSNKKSDKHELNPSHCKVQTRKRKRGTERGVSSKKQSCQEPEPLPAYCQEIAPRNEPRKSTHRRIEKVPFVEVKLKVGDERLANIDENINKPNGTDREGMGSFCGSDDWTKEQDMALRKAYFSARPSPHFWKRVSKMVPGRSAEDCFKRIYSDLSTPTPIGPRRRTSKTTFSPIGNFTLSDPELPNILEPTVGRRKTAKQKSLAAQKAVKHLLQKHCRIDRAQEADHFSVFEGSPSALQLNLSFEDSPGTPDSCMNSASLGKRSGSSSARKTPFSRLSTKPSEPSPAVLKPIKNVILHEKYIDRLARREGTKRPRRRTQAGSKAADSGKSLSEQQAVSVKAAKNALISEATDFISSFKTLQANSLAHIMENSEDEIECDASDCSHDDKE
- the LOC8065308 gene encoding uncharacterized protein LOC8065308 isoform X2; translated protein: MATPMSPWKGRLRSHHATPQSLPKRRLPSQTKNPEEKEDLQTLKKPQSLQKRRLPSQTKNREEKEELQTLKKPQSLPKRRLPSQTKNPEEKEELQTLKKQAVLALKVPAQTLKKQAAPKKTERGRQAGAGAQQPRARLRQSARLAGRDPEHPIVIDNDVSREHKAKADQSAITPLRRSQRFLLKDKSLGKSLLPPNHREIFPNRNARNGHRKDKNQESLKRNRGSAALPLMKDISDVSNKKSDKHELNPSHCKVQTRKRKRGTERGVSSKKQSCQEPEPLPAYCQEIAPRNEPRKSTHRRIEKVPFVEVKLKVGDERLANIDENINKPNGTDREGMGSFCGSDDWTKEQDMALRKAYFSARPSPHFWKRVSKMVPGRSAEDCFKRIYSDLSTPTPIGPRRRTSKTTFSPIGNFTLSDPELPNILEPTVGRRKTAKQKSLAAQKAVKHLLQKHCRIDRAQEADHFSVFEGSPSALQLNLSFEDSPGTPDSCMNSASLGKRSGSSSARKTPFSRLSTKPSEPSPAVLKPIKNVILHEKYIDRLARREGTKRPRRRTQAGSKAADSGKSLSEQQAVSVKAAKNALISEATDFISSFKTLQANSLAHIMENSEDEIECDASDCSHDDKE
- the LOC8065308 gene encoding uncharacterized protein LOC8065308 isoform X1, with product MATPMSPWKGRLRSHHATPQSLPKRRLPSQTKNPEEKEDLQTLKKPQSLQKRRLPSQTKNREEKEELQTLKKPQSLPKRRLPSQTKNPEEKEELQTLKKQAVLALKVPAQLQTLKKQAAPKKTERGRQAGAGAQQPRARLRQSARLAGRDPEHPIVIDNDVSREHKAKADQSAITPLRRSQRFLLKDKSLGKSLLPPNHREIFPNRNARNGHRKDKNQESLKRNRGSAALPLMKDISDVSNKKSDKHELNPSHCKVQTRKRKRGTERGVSSKKQSCQEPEPLPAYCQEIAPRNEPRKSTHRRIEKVPFVEVKLKVGDERLANIDENINKPNGTDREGMGSFCGSDDWTKEQDMALRKAYFSARPSPHFWKRVSKMVPGRSAEDCFKRIYSDLSTPTPIGPRRRTSKTTFSPIGNFTLSDPELPNILEPTVGRRKTAKQKSLAAQKAVKHLLQKHCRIDRAQEADHFSVFEGSPSALQLNLSFEDSPGTPDSCMNSASLGKRSGSSSARKTPFSRLSTKPSEPSPAVLKPIKNVILHEKYIDRLARREGTKRPRRRTQAGSKAADSGKSLSEQQAVSVKAAKNALISEATDFISSFKTLQANSLAHIMENSEDEIECDASDCSHDDKE